One part of the Muntiacus reevesi chromosome 20, mMunRee1.1, whole genome shotgun sequence genome encodes these proteins:
- the TREM1 gene encoding triggering receptor expressed on myeloid cells 1 isoform X1: MRKARLWRLLWMLFIPEIQAVAKVFEEKCTLAEGQTLSVSCPTNTNIYSKSQKAWQRLKDNGEIQTLAITEGSSQVQVGKYFLEDIPSEGMLQVRMINLQVEDSGLYRCVILGPGDPIILFSPVRLVVTKSSLGPPASDDYPCQTSVQNPTLPPITTKLRPRPRTVTQLIPTPTNSLSSSGFTVTPTNVTRVTRALGISIVIPVACGLLSKTLVFIGLFAITQRSFAS, from the exons AGATCCAAGCTGTCGCTAAAGTATTTGAGGAGAAATGTACTCTAGCAGAGGGGCAGACCTTGAGCGTGAGCTGCCCTACCAATACCAACATATATTCCAAAAGCCAGAAGGCTTGGCAGAGGCTGAAAGATAACGGGGAGATCCAGACACTGGCAATCACAGAGGGGTCCAGTCAAGTCCAGGTGGGGAAGTACTTCCTAGAAGATATCCCCAGTGAAGGCATGCTGCAAGTCCGAATGATCAACCTTCAAGTGGAGGACTCAGGACTGTACCGATGTGTGATCTTGGGACCCGGCGACCCCATCATCCTGTTCTCCCCTGTCCGCCTGGTGGTGACCAAGA GTTCTTTGGGACCCCCTGCCTCAGATGACTATCCTTGCCAGACCTCTGTTCAGAATCCCACCCTTCCTCCCATCACCACCAAGCTCCGTCCCAGGCCCAGGACTGTGACCCAACTCATCCCCACACCAACTAATAGCCTCTCCTCTTCTGGTTTTACAGTCACTCCCACAAATGTGACACGTGTCACCAG GGCCCTTGGGATCAGCATTGTCATTCCTGTGGCGTGTGGACTCCTGAGTAAGACCCTGGTCTTCATCGGTCTGTTTGCTATCACGCAGAGGTCATTTGCATCTTAG
- the TREM1 gene encoding triggering receptor expressed on myeloid cells 1 isoform X2: protein MRKARLWRLLWMLFIPEIQAVAKVFEEKCTLAEGQTLSVSCPTNTNIYSKSQKAWQRLKDNGEIQTLAITEGSSQVQVGKYFLEDIPSEGMLQVRMINLQVEDSGLYRCVILGPGDPIILFSPVRLVVTKSSLGPPASDDYPCQTSVQNPTLPPITTKLRPRPRTVTQLIPTPTNSLSSSGFTVTPTNVTRVTRI from the exons AGATCCAAGCTGTCGCTAAAGTATTTGAGGAGAAATGTACTCTAGCAGAGGGGCAGACCTTGAGCGTGAGCTGCCCTACCAATACCAACATATATTCCAAAAGCCAGAAGGCTTGGCAGAGGCTGAAAGATAACGGGGAGATCCAGACACTGGCAATCACAGAGGGGTCCAGTCAAGTCCAGGTGGGGAAGTACTTCCTAGAAGATATCCCCAGTGAAGGCATGCTGCAAGTCCGAATGATCAACCTTCAAGTGGAGGACTCAGGACTGTACCGATGTGTGATCTTGGGACCCGGCGACCCCATCATCCTGTTCTCCCCTGTCCGCCTGGTGGTGACCAAGA GTTCTTTGGGACCCCCTGCCTCAGATGACTATCCTTGCCAGACCTCTGTTCAGAATCCCACCCTTCCTCCCATCACCACCAAGCTCCGTCCCAGGCCCAGGACTGTGACCCAACTCATCCCCACACCAACTAATAGCCTCTCCTCTTCTGGTTTTACAGTCACTCCCACAAATGTGACACGTGTCACCAG gatttga